In Erpetoichthys calabaricus chromosome 2, fErpCal1.3, whole genome shotgun sequence, a genomic segment contains:
- the fjx1 gene encoding four-jointed box protein 1, which yields MRILLANSVAAVLVCTGVTLLCFFAGLLAHGQDRTKRALITSDEPPSKTFRTLLAVPAALRLHSSNRSGTGRSRLDGAHTRGPDLVVEDGVFWSDRLESQLPGGFSDTHARVWRDKARSSRIISLEEGCGRATNRLATFSDNSKACVRFGINADQVQGEALSYYLASLLEIPNLPPLVLSQVSFSNEQWSEVQAQVRDSQWSENAVVSLTEFVSNLSGVVTPVPLRHEGRRLHPLSEDLRNRSQSELLEIVQWTDLILYDYLTANFDRLVSNLFSLQWDPRVMERDTRNLHRSADGGLVFIDNEAGLVHGYRVLGMWERYHDALLRSVCLFRRRTARRIWEMHRRQDAAERLLERYVDNEPLAARLGFLSEEQARVLQARVDHLYKHIAGCRKKYSRL from the coding sequence ATGAGGATCCTGCTGGCTAACTCTGTGGCCGCCGTGCTTGTATGTACCGGCGTgactttgctttgtttctttgccGGGTTGCTCGCCCACGGGCAGGACCGCACCAAACGGGCACTGATCACGTCTGACGAGCCTCCTTCGAAAACTTTCCGAACGCTGCTCGCTGTGCCCGCCGCCCTCCGGCTTCACTCGAGTAACCGCAGCGGCACTGGGAGGTCGCGCCTGGACGGAGCCCACACTCGCGGTCCTGATCTGGTGGTGGAAGACGGCGTCTTTTGGAGCGATCGCCTGGAGTCGCAGCTGCCAGGGGGCTTTAGTGATACCCACGCTCGCGTCTGGAGGGACAAAGCCCGCTCGTCTCGGATCATCTCCCTTGAAGAGGGCTGTGGCAGGGCCACCAACCGTTTAGCCACATTTTCGGACAATAGTAAGGCCTGCGTCCGCTTTGGGATTAACGCGGATCAAGTCCAAGGAGAGGCGCTATCTTATTATCTTGCCAGCCTGCTGGAAATCCCGAACTTGCCGCCGCTGGTCCTTTCACAGGTGAGCTTCAGCAACGAGCAGTGGTCAGAGGTTCAAGCGCAGGTGCGGGACTCCCAGTGGTCGGAGAACGCCGTGGTGTCGCTGACAGAGTTCGTGTCAAACTTGAGCGGGGTGGTCACGCCGGTGCCGCTACGCCATGAGGGTAGGCGGCTGCACCCACTGTCCGAGGACCTCCGGAACCGGAGCCAGTCGGAGTTACTGGAGATCGTGCAGTGGACCGACCTGATCCTCTACGACTACCTGACGGCCAACTTCGACCGGCTGGTGAGCAATCTGTTCAGCCTGCAGTGGGATCCCAGGGTGATGGAGAGGGACACTAGGAACCTGCACCGATCTGCAGACGGCGGACTAGTGTTTATAGATAACGAGGCCGGGCTGGTCCACGGCTACCGGgtgctgggaatgtgggagaGGTACCACGATGCTCTGCTCAGGTCGGTGTGTCTCTTCAGGAGGAGAACCGCCCGCCGGATCTGGGAGATGCACCGGCGGCAGGACGCGGCGGAGCGCCTGCTGGAGCGCTATGTGGACAACGAGCCGCTGGCCGCCCGCCTGGGCTTTCTGTCCGAGGAACAGGCTCGGGTCCTGCAGGCTCGTGTGGACCACTTGTACAAACACATCGCCGGCTGCCGGAAAAAATACAGTCGCCTATAG